The DNA sequence gtgcagcggcagcggcgtCCGCGGACTTGCTCATTACGAAAACCAAAGAATTTATATCGGAGGCGGAGCaacggaagctgaagtccggggCACGTTTATTCACGAATCTTGTCATTTGGCACTTCATCTGGTGTATAAAAATGACGGCAAGCCATATTTCCGCGAAGATACCGAAATGAAACGGAGATACAGAGCCATTCTGGATGACATAAAACGAAGAGAAAATGATGTGGATCTCTTGATCCGTCAAGCTTTTATCGAAAATGAAGAACAAGAAGCGATTGTACGTATCCCACACAAACTAACTCAATATGGCAACGATCGTGGAAATAGGGTTCTCGAAAAGGAGGTACCGGAACTACGAAAGTTTTTCGAGGATACTGTCATACCGGACATGCAGAAATACATTCAAAATGGAATCCCATCGATAGATGCGAGAATGATAGAAAGGGAAAACGCGAGACTCAACAAAGCTTTCAACATTGACAAACTCAATGTCAATTTCGAGAACGAACTGAAGAACAGTGTCTGGGAAAACGGGTTGCTTCACGTAGTTACGGGCCCAGAACTGAGGCTTCTCGAAATAATGGTTCACAACGCTGTGCGATCTACGGGACTTCCGTACATGTTTTTCGATGCAAAACAGCTGGACTCCGCACTGGAGGATGTGTTACTAGACTACAAATATGCTTTTGCGCTTGTAACGGTCCAACAAAACAGAAAAGTCACAAAGATGATTAAGCTTTTCAGTGAAGTATCCTGTGTCACGGGATCAAAAGTCATCTTGCTCGTGGAAGACAGTGGCAAAGACTACATGATGAAACAAGTGCAAGAAGATGCATTCTTTGGCGAGAGGCACAAAGTTCACAGGATCGACGAAGCAAGCTTTGAGCACGTCACATTAAGCTGCAAAAAACGAGTTTTCGAAAATTCCCACCTAAAACTTCAGGGCCAAGATGTTTCTACGTTTTCGGACGCAACGACTATAGATACCTTATTACGTCGCGTTGACACTGCCGTTTTCCTAAAGCTATGTGAGTCGGGGAACATTGACCTGGGACCTCCTCTTCATGAACTAGAAGAACGTGTTCAGAACTATTATGTGGAAAGGGAGTGTAGAAAAGCCGTGGAAATTAACTTGAAAGAATGCAATCTAAAAGACGACAGTGAGGCATTCGCATTTCTGGGCTGTCCACACAATCAGGTCGCAACACTTCTACCTCACGGTTGTATGGCAAAGGCCAAGGAGGAATTAACGAAGTTCGAGAAATTCGTACTCCTCCAAGAGCCACGTGACTACGAAGCTCTCCTGGAAGATGGTCATTTCCGAAACAAAGTAGTGCACCTGCTAAAGTTCAACGAATCACGTAATAGACTCTTGTGGACGAAATCGAATGGTCGTCTCAGTCACCTTCCAATGACGGGAAGTGAGAGTTACACCGAGGACGCCTTGTTAAACGTAAACGAGAAGGTTGTCATAGTCTCTGGCGCACCTGGTATGGGAAAGAGTGTGTTGGCATCTCGGTTGTGTACACAGTTAAAAACTCAAGACAAGAAGCGGTGGGTGCTCTACGTCGACCTTCTTCAGAGAATGGCATCGGTTAAAACTGCGTCGCCTAGTCTAGCGGATCTGTGCCAAGTACAAAGAGGTGGTCTGGAGTTCGTTTTGTTCGAAGAAAGCTTGAAGAATGGTAGCCCTTTCGAGGTCGTTGTCACCTTGGATGGCTTCGATCAAGTCAATGAGAAATGTCGCAAGTATGTGTTGGAACTTATATCGTTTCTAGCTAACAGAAAAGTTTACAAGCTGTACCTTTTTACTCGCACTGTGTTTAAACCTTATGTACAAGATGCCTTGCACACAGTGTCATAtgatctcgttcctttttctgatgaaaaccAGAATGAATTCCTCACAAGATATAGGGCCCAAAGAGAAACTCCAGCGACCAGCAATGAGGCATTTGTGCAAAAAATCCAGCAACTGTACGCGACATTGAAGGAGAAAAACAAGACAATCCTAGAAACCCCTCTCCTACTTCGTATGATGGCTGAGATGGAGAGCGGGGAAATTACCAAGTCGGACGATTACTCTTCATTGCTCAAAATTGTTGACATTTCCGGTGGGAGCAGTATATACACTGTACACATCTACAAGACGTTTGTCGAGTACGAACACCTTGTGCACCGAAAAGAGAAGGTGAAGGAAGACATCTACCGAAGTGCTGTGCGAGGGGACAACCATGACGCGAAGTCTCCATTCTACGTAAACCATGGTCTCCTGGCTATGAAGTGTATATTTCCTCAGGATACCTTGGAAATATTATTGAATGAAGACGAATTAGACCAGTTAGATCCCGAAGGAAGTTTCATCACCGGCGTTGATTCTTTCAAAGAAGGTTTTGTGAATAGAATTAACGATCGACGAATTCCCCAGTTCGTTCATAAGACCTTCGCTGAATTTTTCGCAGCTCACTACCTGTTGGAAAgggcaaaaagaagaaaaaaatccagGTTTAGGGAAAACGTTGTCGCATTGTATTGTAAAGAAGAGTACGAGGTTGTAATGATGTTGTTCGATGAACTGGCGTCGGCGTCCCATCCACTTCACTTAGCTGTGATGAACAACGACGCTTCATATTTTGAGCAACACGTTATCCAAAGAGAGGACATATTGAAGGTGGATGAGCTCAAAAGGACGCCATTGCACGTAGCAGCCTTGCATTCTGATCAAGCAACATTGAAGAGGCTTCCAATGGATGATGAACTAATCAAGATGGATTTATTTCAAATGTCACCGTTTGGGTACGCGGAGCTGTGGTCTCCATGGGAGGAAAAACACCATGGAATGTGGTGGGTACCTTCTCTGACTGAGACTTCACCTGTGAGACAGAGACTCAACGTATTATGCGCTCGATGCAGTGAGGAAGCAGTGAAACGTTCTACCGAAAATCTGCACACATGTGGAACCTTCGagcaaaagagacattttctTGAACGAGCAATATTCACGGCTGTGATTTACGACCTACGAAGCGTTTTAGACGTCTACCTGAGCTATGTGTCCCCGAAAGTGAGTACAGTAGATCTAGACAGAGACACCATGGACCAATTAGAATCACGCAAGGAACGAAGCTTGAGATATTCTGCAGAGCCTCAGGCAATTGAAGATCTCGATGATATCAGGTACTGTGACAATAGGACTGTTCCTTTTTACGCAAAGTCTGAGGTTGTTTGCAAAATGCTCCTTCCTTATTGCGATATGGGAATTGTTGATAAGGATAGAAACACAATGTTGCACATTAGTGCGAAAGAAGGAAATCTGGAGACAACACAGTTTTACCTCGCACATTTATCCGCTAACAATGTAAACAGATACTTTCAAACTCCTTTGCACTTGGCTGAAGATACAGAGACAGTGAGGCTACTTCTTCCTCGTTATCCCTCAGTGAATGTTCTCGATTATGAGCAACACGCTCCGATGGATATATGTGCGGAGAGAGATGATTTGGAGGCCATGAAGTTGTTACTCCTTCGCACTCGGACATATGACGCACATCACTTGAGACTGAAGACAACGCTTCATGTGGCTTCTGACTCTCAGTCCCTTAAAGCTTTGATGTTTCTTCTACCCCACACAAATGCGGACATGCTTAACGACGAAGGAGAAACGTGCTTAGACGTTGCTAGGACAAGTTGGAAATATGGGAAGAGTTCGCAGTCCAATGTTGTGAGGTGCCTCATCCCACACTCGCTCGTAAACTCGCCTGAAACGTTCGGCTCATCACCGTTATACGTCTGGGCGGAAGGTTGTGGAAGGAAAGCTATGCAAAGTCTGTGGCCTTATTTGCGACACAGTGACCCTAGGCATGCACAGAGTATCAGCAGAAGCTCGGTGGATGTGGCTCTGAATGAGGATTTCCAAGAAGAAATTTGGTGTCTGAAACTTCTCTTCCTCCACTTAGATGTCATCGCTGGTGATCCTTGTAGCCGTAAACTGCTACATGATGTGGCCAAGGACAAGCTACCCGAGATAACAGAAGAACGTCTAAATCTCAGTGAGCAGGATTATGTAGAGTGGAGCGAAGAAAGTGACGACATTGTTACCTTATATCGGGGATGGTCGAACATGAATAACATCGATGATCCCCACATTGACGATGTCGACACGGAAATGATCGACGACGATGACAATACGGAGTTGCTCAGAGAAGCAGAGGAAGGTAATGTGGAAGCTGTGGAACTTCACCTCTCCCCTTCATCCGTGTGCTTTACAGATAAACAAGAGAACACTGCATTGCACTTGAGTGCGTGGAGGGGAAACACAAATGTGGTGAAGCTTCTCATTCCTTTTTATACATCAGTGGATGTGATCAATGTGCGTCGAAAGACACCCATGCATGTCTGTGTCAGGAATGGACAGCTGGACGTTGTAAAGTTATTATTACTCCGCTCAAGAATGAGTTCCCGTGACGAGGATGGATGGACACCTTTTCACTGGGCCTGTGAAGGTGGTGCCGTTGATATCGTGAACTTCCTTCTTCCGCACTCGTTCCCTAATACGCGCGACGTGGGCGGTTTCACATGCTGCGCTCGTTCCGCGATAAAAAGGAATATGAATGTTCTGAGATGCCTCATCCCGCACTCTCTTATAAACTGTCCTAATGAGAGAGGCCAATCACCAACGCGAATCTGTGCACTAATTTATATGAGAGAAGAGCTGGTGACATTATTGCCATATTCTTGTGATCATGACGCTGCGAGTTTATTGAGGCCTCGCCCGCTGTCATTTTGGAATGACGATATCAGTATGAAAACTATGTTTTGTCTGAAACTTATGGTTCTCCACTCAAATGTCAGTGCAGTAGATGAGTGTTTTCGTGAAACACTCGACGATGTTAGACGGTCTTATGCAAGGAGTGATCCAATCCTGAGAGAAGAGACTGAGAGATCTCGAGACCTAAGTTATATTTCTGTCTTGCTTCCTCATACAAATGTTTCTGTTAAGCACCGTAAAGGAGGTCAAGGAGCCCTCCAAAGTAGCAAAGATCCCGAATTAGTTAGCTTCCTTCAGAAATGGACTCGCTTGAGTGACTTTCGTTCACGACGCTGACGATTGGCAACGGTCGTGGTTAAGTACCAAGTGGCACCGAGTTGTCAGTTGACACGAGCTCTGAAGACGATATCGCAGTTTTAATAGAGCTTTCAACACAGTATACTGAGACCTTGCCTTCATCCGAGAAAGCACAAATATTCATCCAGTGTCAAAAATGAAACAAAACATCACTTTTGTGGTGGCTGTGGATAAAGcgtttttttgttcttcttgttCCTTATGTTACAAAGCACCGTTCCGTAGTACGTTCATAGTGTGGTCAGAAAATGTGTAAAAAAATTAGTTTATTCCTATAATGTGCTAGTTATATGATTGGCTACGGTATACCGAAGTATTAGCGTACAGCTACATGTGAATAGGTTTATATAAAGTATCTCACCTTTAATAACTCTACTACAGCGATTGAGCATCATTGAGCATGAGTACTTTTAAAAAAAGTTGTTCAGtgttataccttttagggtgATTATGGCTTGTCATCGTTGCTCGAAAAATGTGTGAAGTTGAATCCATCTAGCAGGGTGGGGACGCTTCAACACTGGAGATATATGGGTCAGCGCCTCCTCTATACTGGAATGCCTGTCGCTTCCCCGCGTGCGCCCATCTGAGCATGCGCGGAAGAAAGGAGAACGACGGCAGCCCCGACAGATGGCGACGTGCTCCGACACTCGCTCGACTTTGTCCGCCCAGCGCGTACGGCAAACGCATCCAAGCATGGCTCATGCAAACACATCGTGATATTAGACTGCGCATGCAAGTAAATTAGGCATGACAGTTCCTAAAGAATTCCAAAACAAAGCAACCAAAACAATTTTAATGCGACCAAATCGAGCATGACTGCACTTCAGCCTCAGAGCTTCAAGGGCTTGCGCGAAAGTGGTTTGTGCGTATACATTTTGACGATACTGCTTCTGTCTGTGAAGTCAATCGCGTAGTTTGACATAAGAGGGCGCATAAATTTCGTGCACAGCATCTCAAGAAGAATCTTCCTGTGGTCTTTGTCTCTGTTCTCGCACATGAGGACTGGGAGATCCATGAGCACGTCGACTGCATTTCTGACTCCAGTTAATAGAGgtttctcgatttttttcctACGTTGTAGGAGAATGTCCGTGTATCGTTTCAGGCCCATTAGAACACGGACGAGCTCTTGAGTGGGGTACAGTAGGCCTCCTCTGTCTTGGTGAGCAATCAGCCCGTCTACAGCAGCATTTGCATTCGGCTTTTGCATTAGTGCAATACAGTTCTCACAGGGAAGTTTTTCGGAGATGACACGAGCAACATAACCGCCTATATAGGCGATACTGGCAACAGTGGGATTAGGGAGATAGGGCACAGTTGAAAAAGCCAGCTCCCTCAGCATTTCCTTAGCGTCATGCAGGTGCTTGCTGAAGTCCTGTGGTGTGCTGGTTCTGCTGCTGCAGTATGAGACCGTTGTTGTGCTATGAAAACTCTCAGAGCTCTTCACATTACTCTCTTCAGAAGATGTCACAATTCCAGCTTTTAGCTTTTTCTCAATTCCACAGAGTACCGTCTTTACATCCATGGCATCATTGCACCCAGCTGTGCGACGTAGAAATCCAAACAGAGCTTCTATCGGGTCACTCGAAAATTTTCTTGTTAGCACGAAGGCGAAGTGCTTCTGAGTCAGGAGGAAACGGATGCAGCTTACATTGGAAAGTGTTGTAAATACCAGAGCATGGTGTGTCTCTTTGGTGAAGAAATTGTTTTGTGAACTTTCACACCTCAGCTTTTCCACATAATCAAGAAATGTGGTCTCCAACCACAACAACCTTGGGTCGTTCACATCCCTGAACTCTTTTGTATCTGGGTATTTTTGGTGGATGTTCTGGGTGCAGTTGCTCACGTCCTGAAGCACGAACCACCTGCAC is a window from the Ornithodoros turicata isolate Travis unplaced genomic scaffold, ASM3712646v1 ctg00001342.1, whole genome shotgun sequence genome containing:
- the LOC135376843 gene encoding uncharacterized protein LOC135376843 isoform X2 gives rise to the protein MTSVPATKPRLSEIHHLLEPAGLLSYCEKFEEIGMDNVQQLRDLTDEKFHEVINRVDMAMKPFHVKKLKKVLKEWTGPAGIYLFISKDMASTSEFDLNTERSSQWEGIRKEMHEAIAEEDEARVLKFLDAVPALKLWLDPVKEKSARYRAVKKKAIHIHGLLVSRGCGLKNDKEASYYRYLTGVHRAEIRRQRYYTKECKESYIYYLKSTSGSVGCDDFEERLEKMFRELSTDQLNEKILKVVATAPHLDILFDYNSENVQGITGCSGSGVRGLAHYENQRIYIGGGATEAEVRGTFIHESCHLALHLVYKNDGKPYFREDTEMKRRYRAILDDIKRRENDVDLLIRQAFIENEEQEAIVRIPHKLTQYGNDRGNRVLEKEVPELRKFFEDTVIPDMQKYIQNGIPSIDARMIERENARLNKAFNIDKLNVNFENELKNSVWENGLLHVVTGPELRLLEIMVHNAVRSTGLPYMFFDAKQLDSALEDVLLDYKYAFALVTVQQNRKVTKMIKLFSEVSCVTGSKVILLVEDSGKDYMMKQVQEDAFFGERHKVHRIDEASFEHVTLSCKKRVFENSHLKLQGQDVSTFSDATTIDTLLRRVDTAVFLKLCESGNIDLGPPLHELEERVQNYYVERECRKAVEINLKECNLKDDSEAFAFLGCPHNQVATLLPHGCMAKAKEELTKFEKFVLLQEPRDYEALLEDGHFRNKVVHLLKFNESRNRLLWTKSNGRLSHLPMTGSESYTEDALLNVNEKVVIVSGAPGMGKSVLASRLCTQLKTQDKKRWVLYVDLLQRMASVKTASPSLADLCQVQRGGLEFVLFEESLKNGSPFEVVVTLDGFDQVNEKCRKYVLELISFLANRKVYKLYLFTRTVFKPYVQDALHTVSYDLVPFSDENQNEFLTRYRAQRETPATSNEAFVQKIQQLYATLKEKNKTILETPLLLRMMAEMESGEITKSDDYSSLLKIVDISGGSSIYTVHIYKTFVEYEHLVHRKEKVKEDIYRSAVRGDNHDAKSPFYVNHGLLAMKCIFPQDTLEILLNEDELDQLDPEGSFITGVDSFKEGFVNRINDRRIPQFVHKTFAEFFAAHYLLERAKRRKKSRFRENVVALYCKEEYEVVMMLFDELASASHPLHLAVMNNDASYFEQHVIQREDILKVDELKRTPLHVAALHSDQATLKRLPMDDELIKMDLFQMSPFGYAELWSPWEEKHHGMWWVPSLTETSPVRQRLNVLCARCSEEAVKRSTENLHTCGTFEQKRHFLERAIFTAVIYDLRSVLDVYLSYVSPKVSTVDLDRDTMDQLESRKERSLRYSAEPQAIEDLDDIRYCDNRTVPFYAKSEVVCKMLLPYCDMGIVDKDRNTMLHISAKEGNLETTQFYLAHLSANNVNRYFQTPLHLAEDTETVRLLLPRYPSVNVLDYEQHAPMDICAERDDLEAMKLLLLRTRTYDAHHLRLKTTLHVASDSQSLKALMFLLPHTNADMLNDEGETCLDVARTSWKYGKSSQSNVVRCLIPHSLVNSPETFGSSPLYVWAEGCGRKAMQSLWPYLRHSDPRHAQSISRSSVDVALNEDFQEEIWCLKLLFLHLDVIAGDPCSRKLLHDVAKDKLPEITEERLNLSEQDYVEWSEESDDIVTLYRGWSNMNNIDDPHIDDVDTEMIDDDDNTELLREAEEGNVEAVELHLSPSSVCFTDKQENTALHLSAWRGNTNVVKLLIPFYTSVDVINVRRKTPMHVCVRNGQLDVVKLLLLRSRMSSRDEDGWTPFHWACEGGAVDIVNFLLPHSFPNTRDVGGFTCCARSAIKRNMNVLRCLIPHSLINCPNERGQSPTRICALIYMREELVTLLPYSCDHDAASLLRPRPLSFWNDDISMKTMFCLKLMVLHSNVSAVDECFRETLDDVRRSYARSDPILREETERSRDLSYISVLLPHTNVSVKHRKGGQGALQSSKDPELVSFLQKWTRLSDFRSRR
- the LOC135376843 gene encoding uncharacterized protein LOC135376843 isoform X1 encodes the protein MTTVTTNKSKLELHKLLERADLLSYYYEFIEIGGDNVQQLFDSTAEDFQEVIDLVDMARKPFHVKRLKRALGQWTGQSVAVASSAADESEGEVHELLREADLLSYHDKFIELGADNVQQLCDSTDEEFRTLAERVGMARKPLHVKRLKNALKQWSGHAAVMTSIPSNESEREVHELLQRADLLTYYDKFIEKGVDNVQQLFDSTAEEFQEFMDLVGMSGFPFQLMRFQNELEQWTGHPVTMTSVPATKPRLSEIHHLLEPAGLLSYCEKFEEIGMDNVQQLRDLTDEKFHEVINRVDMAMKPFHVKKLKKVLKEWTGPAGIYLFISKDMASTSEFDLNTERSSQWEGIRKEMHEAIAEEDEARVLKFLDAVPALKLWLDPVKEKSARYRAVKKKAIHIHGLLVSRGCGLKNDKEASYYRYLTGVHRAEIRRQRYYTKECKESYIYYLKSTSGSVGCDDFEERLEKMFRELSTDQLNEKILKVVATAPHLDILFDYNSENVQGITGCSGSGVRGLAHYENQRIYIGGGATEAEVRGTFIHESCHLALHLVYKNDGKPYFREDTEMKRRYRAILDDIKRRENDVDLLIRQAFIENEEQEAIVRIPHKLTQYGNDRGNRVLEKEVPELRKFFEDTVIPDMQKYIQNGIPSIDARMIERENARLNKAFNIDKLNVNFENELKNSVWENGLLHVVTGPELRLLEIMVHNAVRSTGLPYMFFDAKQLDSALEDVLLDYKYAFALVTVQQNRKVTKMIKLFSEVSCVTGSKVILLVEDSGKDYMMKQVQEDAFFGERHKVHRIDEASFEHVTLSCKKRVFENSHLKLQGQDVSTFSDATTIDTLLRRVDTAVFLKLCESGNIDLGPPLHELEERVQNYYVERECRKAVEINLKECNLKDDSEAFAFLGCPHNQVATLLPHGCMAKAKEELTKFEKFVLLQEPRDYEALLEDGHFRNKVVHLLKFNESRNRLLWTKSNGRLSHLPMTGSESYTEDALLNVNEKVVIVSGAPGMGKSVLASRLCTQLKTQDKKRWVLYVDLLQRMASVKTASPSLADLCQVQRGGLEFVLFEESLKNGSPFEVVVTLDGFDQVNEKCRKYVLELISFLANRKVYKLYLFTRTVFKPYVQDALHTVSYDLVPFSDENQNEFLTRYRAQRETPATSNEAFVQKIQQLYATLKEKNKTILETPLLLRMMAEMESGEITKSDDYSSLLKIVDISGGSSIYTVHIYKTFVEYEHLVHRKEKVKEDIYRSAVRGDNHDAKSPFYVNHGLLAMKCIFPQDTLEILLNEDELDQLDPEGSFITGVDSFKEGFVNRINDRRIPQFVHKTFAEFFAAHYLLERAKRRKKSRFRENVVALYCKEEYEVVMMLFDELASASHPLHLAVMNNDASYFEQHVIQREDILKVDELKRTPLHVAALHSDQATLKRLPMDDELIKMDLFQMSPFGYAELWSPWEEKHHGMWWVPSLTETSPVRQRLNVLCARCSEEAVKRSTENLHTCGTFEQKRHFLERAIFTAVIYDLRSVLDVYLSYVSPKVSTVDLDRDTMDQLESRKERSLRYSAEPQAIEDLDDIRYCDNRTVPFYAKSEVVCKMLLPYCDMGIVDKDRNTMLHISAKEGNLETTQFYLAHLSANNVNRYFQTPLHLAEDTETVRLLLPRYPSVNVLDYEQHAPMDICAERDDLEAMKLLLLRTRTYDAHHLRLKTTLHVASDSQSLKALMFLLPHTNADMLNDEGETCLDVARTSWKYGKSSQSNVVRCLIPHSLVNSPETFGSSPLYVWAEGCGRKAMQSLWPYLRHSDPRHAQSISRSSVDVALNEDFQEEIWCLKLLFLHLDVIAGDPCSRKLLHDVAKDKLPEITEERLNLSEQDYVEWSEESDDIVTLYRGWSNMNNIDDPHIDDVDTEMIDDDDNTELLREAEEGNVEAVELHLSPSSVCFTDKQENTALHLSAWRGNTNVVKLLIPFYTSVDVINVRRKTPMHVCVRNGQLDVVKLLLLRSRMSSRDEDGWTPFHWACEGGAVDIVNFLLPHSFPNTRDVGGFTCCARSAIKRNMNVLRCLIPHSLINCPNERGQSPTRICALIYMREELVTLLPYSCDHDAASLLRPRPLSFWNDDISMKTMFCLKLMVLHSNVSAVDECFRETLDDVRRSYARSDPILREETERSRDLSYISVLLPHTNVSVKHRKGGQGALQSSKDPELVSFLQKWTRLSDFRSRR